The sequence below is a genomic window from Chryseobacterium foetidum.
TGATGAGTGAAGCAATGTTTCACTTAAAAGTTCCTACCACGAGAGCTTTAAGTTTGGCTTTATCCGGAGAAAATGTAGTTCGCGACATCATGTACAGCGGAAATCCTCAATATGAAAAAGGTGCCGTGGTGATCAGAACTGCTGAAAGTTTTTTGAGATTCGGGCATTTTGAACTTCTTGCGGCTCAAAAAGAAACCGAAACTTTAAAAAAACTTCTTGATTTTACCATTGAAAATTATTTTCCTGAAATAAAATCTGAGGGCGCAGAAAAATATCAGGAGTTTTTTAAAACAGTTTGTACAAAAACTGCAGATCTGATGGTTGAATGGTATCGGGTCGGATTTGTACACGGTGTGATGAATACAGATAATATGTCGGTTTTAGGTTTAAGTATCGACTTTGGTCCTTATTCGATGTTGGATGAATATGATTTAAATTTCACTCCAAACACCACCGATTTGCCTGGCAGAAGATATGCTTTCGGAAAGCAGGGACAGATTGCCCAATGGAATCTCTGGCAACTCGCCAATTCGCTGTTTCAGGTGATTGAAGATGAAAAATTTTTGGAGAAAACATTAAACGAATTCGGAACTTACTTCTGGACAAAACATGATGAAATGTGGTGCAGAAAATTCGGATTTGAAAAACTGATTTCCGGTGACGATGATTTCTTTTCGTCATGGCAAAGTCTGATGCAGGAACTTTCATTAGATTACACACTGTTTTTTAACGAACTCGAAAGTCATTTGAACCAAAAAATAACTTCTGAACAGCTTCAAAAAATTTCTTACGGATTGATTGACGATGAAAATCTTGAAAAATTTAACAAATTTTTATCTGAATATGAGAAAAGGTTATCAAAAAACTCAATTTCTGCGGAGGAATCAAAAAAGCTGATGCAG
It includes:
- a CDS encoding protein adenylyltransferase SelO, with product MNLDQIKQPFTEQFPGDFSGNTMQRQTPKMLFSIVEPSGFENPELILFNQKLSDEIGLGEFSEKSDLNFLVGTDLPQNIKTYATAYAGHQFGNWAGQLGDGRAIFAGEIENKEGKKFEIQWKGAGATPYSRHADGRAVLRSSVREYLMSEAMFHLKVPTTRALSLALSGENVVRDIMYSGNPQYEKGAVVIRTAESFLRFGHFELLAAQKETETLKKLLDFTIENYFPEIKSEGAEKYQEFFKTVCTKTADLMVEWYRVGFVHGVMNTDNMSVLGLSIDFGPYSMLDEYDLNFTPNTTDLPGRRYAFGKQGQIAQWNLWQLANSLFQVIEDEKFLEKTLNEFGTYFWTKHDEMWCRKFGFEKLISGDDDFFSSWQSLMQELSLDYTLFFNELESHLNQKITSEQLQKISYGLIDDENLEKFNKFLSEYEKRLSKNSISAEESKKLMQENNPKFTLRNYLLYQCIEELEEGKRDLLEKLIIALENPYEEKFPEFSVKRPDGFEGVAGCSMLSCSS